A DNA window from Rhipicephalus sanguineus isolate Rsan-2018 chromosome 8, BIME_Rsan_1.4, whole genome shotgun sequence contains the following coding sequences:
- the LOC119401328 gene encoding metastasis-associated protein MTA3: MAANMYRVGDYVFFETSSTAPFQIRRIEELVKTANGNVEAKVMCYYRRRDLSLEKPLVGALEEEQEREAEQLTEKERHQLRHRELFLSRQVETLPATHIRGKCSVTLLNETESLLSYLNKEDAFFYSLVYDPQQKSLLADRGEIRVGQRYQAEVPPWTGPPAESGEGADDRDSALLETLVYIPSHGLSDRQLDQFLIVCRSVGTFARALDCSSSVKQPSLHMSAAAASRDVTLLHAMELLHRTGYDLARAVAALVPPGGPVLCRDEMEEWSASEANLFEEALEKYGKDFADIRQDFLPWKSLKNIVEYYYMWKTTDRYVQQKRVKAVEAESKLKQVYIPNYNNKATGVLGGPEGATAGGRPCESCYTMNSAQWYAWGPAHMQCRLCQSCWTYWKKFGGLKYPTRLESADVLGSERLPAGMASHRPHRCTVTGCGKEFKLKAHLARHCATAHGLALRAGSPRPVVKTRAAFYLCTTALTRMARRLAGPAALRPRHAARNPFLPVNSAAIRLEVQGKLDPAVLAATPSAAAAAAAALAAARRRPRERGAVVDVSHRLGTPNLPRPEWLHPTPREQIPTPTRHAFPPPAERPPPLLLHHQPPQQQRKRTAPEPLNGPPGGPRRRLGPPPPAVPLNGGRPKVATITRLGGGRKHLISWVDAPDDLYFVATEATRRLRRQLSTAELRRWARRPCRSRAPPDQIVILD; the protein is encoded by the exons ACTATGTCTTCTTCGAAACATCATCCACTGCTCCATTTCAAATCAGGAGGATCGAGGAGCTCGTTAAG ACTGCCAACGGGAATGTGGAGGCCAAGGTGATGTGCTATTACCGCCGGCGGGACCTGTCGCTCGAGAAGCCATTAGTCGGTGCCCTCGAGGAAGAGCAGGAGCGCGAGGCTGAGCAGCTGACCGAGAAGGAGCGACACCAGCTGCGGCACCGTGAGCTGTTTCTGTCGCGCCAGGTGGAGACGCTGCCAGCCACCCACATCCGGGGCAAGTGCTCCGTCACCCTGCTCAACGAGACGGAGTCGCTGCTGTCGTACCTCAACAAGGAGGATGCCTTCTTCTACTCGCTTGTCTATGACCCCCAGCAGAAGAGCCTGCTGGCCGACCGAGGTGAGATTCGCGTGGGCCAGCGTTACCAGGCGGAGGTGCCTCCCTGGACGGGGCCACCCGCCGAATCGGGTGAGGGGGCTGACGACAGGGACAGCGCCCTGCTGGAGACCCTGGTGTACATCCCGTCGCACGGTCTGTCGGACCGGCAGCTGGACCAGTTCCTCATCGTGTGCCGGTCGGTGGGCACGTTTGCACGGGCCCTCGACTGTTCGAGCTCCGTGAAGCAGCCCAGCCTCCACATGAGtgcggcggcggcttcgcgggacGTGACGCTGCTGCACGCCATGGAGCTGCTGCATCGCACGGGCTATGACCTGGCGCGGGCGGTGGCGGCCCTGGTGCCCCCCGGCGGGCCCGTGCTCTGCCGCGACGAGATGGAGGAATGGTCAGCCTCAGAGGCCAATCTCTTCGAGGAGGCCCTGGAGAAGTACGGCAAGGACTTTGCAGACATCCGCCAGGACTTTCTGCCCTGGAAGAGCCTCAAGAACATTGTCGAATACTACTACATGTGGAAGACCACCGACCGATACGTGCAGCAGAAGCGAGTCAAGGCAGTCGAAGCCGAAAGCAAGCTCAAACAGGTCTACATCCCCAACTA CAACAACAAAGCGACGGGTGTCCTTGGTGGACCCGAAGGAGCCACAGCCGGGGGCCGGCCCTGCGAGAGCTGCTACA CCATGAACTCAGCCCAGTGGTATGCGTGGGGTCCTGCGCACATGCAGTGCCGTCTGTGCCAGTCCTGCTGGACCTACTGGAAGAAGTTTGGTGGCCTCAAGTATCCAACCCGACTGG AGTCTGCGGACGTGCTCGGCTCAGAACGGCTGCCTGCGGGCATGGCGTCGCATCGGCCACATCGGTGCACCGTAACCGGTTGTGGAAAG GAATTCAAGTTGAAGGCCCACCTGGCACGCCACTGTGCCACAGCCCACGGCCTAGCACTGCGTGCCGGCAGCCCGCGGCCCGTGGTCAAGACGCGTGCTGCCTTCTACTTGTGCACCACAGCACTGACGCGCATGGCGCGACGGCTGGCAGGCCCCGCAGCACTGCGACCCCGACACGCAGCACGCAATCCGTTCTTGCCGGTCAATTCAGCAGCAATCCGACTCGAGGTGCAGGGCAAGCTGGACCCGGCAGTGCTGGCGGCCACACCGTCCGCGGCAGCCGCCGCAGCTGCCGCCCTCGCCGCTGCCCGCCGCCGCCCTCGCGAACGCGGTGCCGTGGTCGACGTGTCGCACCGGCTGGGCACGCCCAACCTGCCGCGGCCTGAGTGGCTGCACCCAACGCCACGCGAGCAGATCCCAACGCCCACACGGCACGCGTTCCCACCCCCGGCCGAGCGGCCCCCTCCACTGTTGCTTCACCACCAGCCGCCACAGCAGCAGCGCAAGCGAACTGCCCCAGAGCCCCTGAACGGTCCGCCGGGTGGACCCCGGCGTCGACTGGGACCACCCCCTCCCGCCGTGCCCCTGAACGGGGGCCGACCCAAGGTGGCCACCATAACACGGCTGGGGGGTGGCCGCAAGCACCTCATTTCGTGGGTGGATGCGCCCGACGACCTGTACTTTGTCGCCACCGAAGCCACCAG